A genomic stretch from Aedes albopictus strain Foshan chromosome 2, AalbF5, whole genome shotgun sequence includes:
- the LOC134286694 gene encoding uncharacterized protein K02A2.6-like: MDGQQHVDPSQGNVPPGRNQHPNGHPQFHQQQQLPPQAPQGHNPGSSPPGQHTQYRQQPIYPPGMSADNVIVQILQQLQQQQAVTNQLLQQQRESAQQQQGFLQQQEALFRNAMASINVSVPPNPEAILDSLAGNIKEFQFDPENHCTFAAWFARYEDLFAKDAQRLDDDAKVRLLLRRLGTNEHYRYVSYILPSTPKDFTFDVTVQKLTALFGTTESTVKKRYSTLTITKVPTEDYVTFACRVNKMCVEFELTKMSEQQFKCLMFVCGLKGECDADVRTRLLAKIESNDDVTLEAMIEECQRLINLKNDTAMIEGPSGQVQAIQRGPQHQSKFRKRSNERRNAPRAPDEQKKVPATPCWNCGAMHFSNHCSFRNHRCTECRQFGHKEGYCSSAKRSSKPRKQRSGKFSTKTIALTVGNVQSKRRFVQVEINGVPVRLQLDTASDITIVSEQVWKQLGQPTVVPATQIAKSASGEQLDLEHEFACEVSFNGLAQQGRIFVSKRSLNLLGIDFIDKFNLWSLPMDNFCNQVSGVPVDASSLQKAYPKLFSNTLGLCNKAKIKLALKESCRPIYRPRRPVSYAMLPTVDQELDRLERLNIISPVDYSEWAAPIVVVRKANGSIRICGDYSTGLNERLQPHQYPLPLPQDIYSKLAGCTVFSTIDLSDAFLQMEVDESSRSMLTINTHRGLYQYNRLPPGVKAAPGAFQQMIDTMLAGLPGTSGYLDDVIVGGKNAEEHQRNLHAVLQRIQEYGFTIRPEKCSFAKHQLGYLGLLLDRHGIRPDPVKIAAIKNMPPPKDISGVRSFLGAINYYGKFVPNMRTLRYPLDELLKCSSSFNWTPECQQAFDKFKEILSSDLLLTHYDPKQEIIVSADASSVGVGATISHKFPDGKVKVIQHASRALTAAETGYSQPDREGLAIIYAVTKFHKFIFGRRFRLQTDHAPLLRIFGSKKGIPVYTANRLQRWALTLLNYDFSMEYVSTDKFGNADVLSRLIDQHAKPDEDFVVACTTLEEDLRSVAVNSVNCLPLSFSMVQQATKTDPVLRKVYRFVRDGWPTSKHDLRDNELRQFHDRQEGLSIVQECIMFGDRLVIPAVYRKRCLNQLHKGHPGVQRMKAIARSYVYWPGLDEEISSFVKACQHCASAARSPPKARPEPWPTTTAPWQRVHADYAGPLDGEFYLIVVDAYSKWPEIFPTRQITTKATINLLRSLFANKGMPELLVTDNGTQFKSAEFSQFCSENGVRHITTAPFHPQSNGQAERFVDTFKRAVRKIQEGEGTIKEALDLFLMTYRTTPNPNVPDKKSPAEAMYNRPLRTTMDLLRAPPEQVADQANSSQTRTFAPKDFVYAKVYSRNKWTWTPGTVVEKVGKVMYNIWLNDRRMIRSHINQLRARTGTIAKSPSSKQQLPINILLNEWKLSTASTPIVRASTPPPLGNVEPTSPTSIVGQPVASPASSSSSSTSTSSSSADFRSANDSSPAVRLPRRSSRNRRPPQWFQAYRRY; this comes from the coding sequence ATGGACGGGCAGCAGCATGTGGATCCGAGCCAGGGAAACGTTCCACCTGGTCGGAATCAACATCCGAATGGACATCCACAGttccatcagcagcagcagctgcctcCTCAAGCTCCGCAAGGGCACAATCCGGGAAGCAGTCCACCCGGTCAGCATACGCAGTATCGCCAGCAGCCGATTTACCCTCCAGGGATGTCGGCAGACAATGTCATCGTGCAAATCTTGCAacaactgcagcagcagcaggcagTCACGAACCAGCTTCTTCAACAACAGCGCGAATCCGCCCAGCAACAACAGGGGTTTCTGCAGCAGCAGGAAGCGCTTTTCCGGAATGCCATGGCTTCTATCAATGTCAGCGTTCCGCCAAATCCAGAAGCGATTCTGGACTCTTTAGCTGGTAACATCAAAGAGTTCCAGTTTGATCCTGAGAACCACTGCACCTTTGCTGCTTGGTTTGCGCGCTACGAAGATCTTTTCGCCAAGGATGCGCAGAGGCTCGATGACGATGCGAAGGTAAGGCTACTTTTGCGTCGCCTGGGAACCAACGAGCACTACAGGTATGTGAGCTACATACTTCCCAGTACGCCGAAGGACTTCACATTCGACGTCACAGTTCAGAAGCTCACAGCGCTGTTCGGGACCACGGAATCAACGGTGAAGAAACGCTACAGCACGCTCACCATCACTAAAGTCCCGACTGAAGATTATGTCACTTTTGCGTGTCGGGTGAACAAAATGTGCGTAGAATTCGAGCTGACGAAGATGTCCGAGCAGCAATTTAAGTGTTTGATGTTCGTTTGCGGATTGAAGGGAGAGTGCGACGCCGATGTACGAACCAGGTTGTTGGCGAAGATCGAGAGCAACGATGACGTCACCCTGGAAGCGATGATCGAGGAATGTCAGCGGCTTATTAATTTGAAGAACGACACAGCGATGATCGAAGGCCCATCGGGACAGGTGCAAGCAATCCAAAGAGGTCCACAGCATCAGAGTAAGTTCCGGAAGCGGTCAAACGAAAGGCGTAATGCTCCACGAGCACCAGATGAGCAGAAGAAGGTACCAGCCACTCCGTGCTGGAATTGCGGTGCGATGCATTTCTCAAACCACTGCAGTTTCCGGAATCACCGATGCACCGAATGCAGGCAGTTTGGCCATAAAGAGGGTTACTGCTCAAGTGCCAAGCGATCGTCCAAGCCAAGGAAGCAGCGTAGCGGAAAGTTCTCCACCAAGACCATTGCACTTACCGTCGGTAACGTCCAGAGCAAGCGGCGATTTGTGCAGGTGGAAATCAACGGCGTACCTGTGCGTCTTCAGCTGGATACGGCGTCGGACATAACCATTGTGTCCGAGCAGGTCTGGAAGCAACTAGGCCAACCAACAGTGGTTCCAGCAACACAGATCGCCAAATCAGCATCGGGTGAACAACTCGATTTGGAACACGAATTCGCATGTGAGGTGTCTTTCAACGGGTTGGCCCAGCAGGGCCGCATTTTTGTCTCCAAGCGCTCGCTCAACTTACTGGGCATCGACTTCATCGATAAGTTCAACCTTTGGTCACTACCGATGGACAACTTTTGCAATCAGGTGAGCGGTGTGCCTGTTGATGCCAGTTCTTTGCAGAAAGCGTACCCCAAGCTGTTCAGCAACACGCTGGGCCTGTGCAACAAGGCCAAAATCAAGCTAGCTCTCAAGGAATCCTGCCGACCGATCTACCGCCCTCGCAGACCGGTTTCATACGCCATGCTACCAACAGTGGATCAAGAGCTCGACCGTCTGGAACGGTTGAACATCATTTCACCAGTGGACTATTCCGAATGGGCAGCGCCAATCGTGGTGGTCAGGAAGGCGAACGGCAGCATTCGCATTTGTGGAGATTACTCCACTGGACTGAACGAGCGACTCCAACCTCATCAATACCCGCTCCCCCTGCCACAGGATATCTATTCCAAGTTGGCGGGTTGCACGGTGTTCAGTACGATCGATCTGTCGGACGCGTTCCTTCAAATGGAGGTCGACGAAAGTTCCCGTAGCATGCTCACGATCAATACACACCGTGGCCTGTATCAGTATAATCGATTGCCACCCGGTGTAAAAGCTGCTCCAGGTGCATTCCAGCAAATGATAGACACCATGCTGGCCGGACTACCGGGTACATCTGGCTACTTGGACGATGTCATCGTCGGTGGCAAGAACGCCGAGGAGCACCAACGCAATCTTCACGCAGTTTTGCAGCGGATCCAAGAGTACGGATTCACTATACGTCCTGAAAAGTGCTCCTTTGCGAAACATCAGCTCGGGTACTTGGGTCTTCTGCTGGATCGCCATGGAATCCGCCCGGATCCTGTCAAGATCGCAGCAATCAAGAACATGCCACCACCGAAGGACATTAGCGGAGTTCGCTCTTTTCTAGGCGCTATAAATTATTATGGGAAATTCGTCCCAAATATGAGAACTCTTCGCTATCCGTTGGACGAGTTACTCAAATGCAGCTCATCGTTCAACTGGACCCCAGAATGCCAGCAGGCGTTCGACAAATTCAAGGAAATACTGTCCTCCGACCTCCTGCTCACCCATTATGACCCGAAGCAAGAAATAATAGTGTCCGCCGACGCGTCATCAGTTGGAGTTGGGGCAACTATAAGCCATAAGTTCCCTGACGGCAAAGTCAAAGTCATCCAGCACGCTTCCCGGGCACTGACAGCGGCGGAAACAGGATACTCCCAGCCGGATCGAGAGGGTCTAGCGATTATATATGCAGTAACAAAATTCCATAAGTTCATCTTTGGAAGAAGATTCCGGCTTCAAACAGACCATGCGCCGCTACTACGGATTTTCGGGTCCAAAAAGGGCATCCCGGTTTACACGGCCAACCGGCTCCAGCGCTGGGCCCTAACACTACTCAACTACGACTTCTCCATGGAATACGTCTCGACTGACAAGTTCGGGAATGCTGATGTGTTGTCCAGGCTCATCGACCAGCATGCCAAACCAGACGAGGATTTCGTCGTGGCCTGCACCACCTTGGAGGAAGATTTGAGGTCAGTAGCGGTCAATAGCGTAAATTGTTTGCCTCTCAGTTTCAGCATGGTCCAACAAGCAACCAAAACCGATCCAGTTCTTCGCAAAGTGTATCGTTTCGTCCGAGATGGTTGGCCCACATCGAAGCACGATCTACGGGACAACGAACTACGGCAATTCCACGACCGCCAAGAAGGGCTGTCGATCGTCCAAGAGTGCATTATGTTCGGGGACAGACTGGTGATCCCCGCAGTTTACCGGAAGAGGTGCTTGAATCAACTCCACAAGGGCCATCCGGGCGTGCAGCGGATGAAAGCCATTGCACGCAGCTATGTGTATTGGCCAGGATTGGATGAGGAAATATCCAGCTTCGTTAAGGCTTGTCAGCACTGTGCATCTGCAGCACGGTCTCCTCCAAAAGCTAGACCGGAACCGTGGCCAACTACAACCGCTCCATGGCAGCGTGTTCATGCTGACTATGCGGGCCCGTTGGATGGAGAGTTCTACCTCATCGTCGTTGATGCTTATAGCAAATGGCCAGAAATTTTTCCGACCCGCCAAATTACGACGAAAGCCACCATCAACCTGCTTCGCTCGCTCTTCGCCAACAAAGGGATGCCGGAACTTCTCGTTACAGACAACGGCACCCAGTTCAAGAGCGCGGAGTTCAGCCAGTTTTGCAGCGAAAACGGTGTACGACACATCACCACGGCACCGTTTCACCCACAATCAAACGGCCAAGCCGAACGGTTTGTCGACACTTTCAAGCGAGCGGTTCGAAAAATCCAGGAAGGAGAAGGCACTATCAAGGAAGCACTTGACCTTTTCCTGATGACCTACCGCACTACACCCAATCCGAACGTGCCAGACAAGAAATCACCTGCAGAAGCAATGTACAATCGACCACTGCGAACAACCATGGATCTTCTTCGAGCACCACCCGAACAAGTAGCAGATCAAGCCAACTCGAGTCAAACCAGAACGTTCGCACCTAAGGATTTCGTGTACGCCAAAGTCTATTCACGTAACAAATGGACTTGGACGCCGGGTACCGTGGTCGAGAAAGTGGGCAAGGTGATGTACAACATCTGGTTGAATGACAGGAGGATGATTCGGTCCCACATAAACCAGCTTAGGGCCAGGACCGGGACCATAGCGAAGTCACCATCGTCAAAGCAACAGCTGCCAATCAACATCCTGTTGAATGAATGGAAACTGTCCACCGCTTCAACGCCTATAGTGCGGGCGTCCACACCACCACCGCTGGGAAATGTCGAACCGACGTCGCCAACGTCGATAGTGGGTCAGCCTGTGGCCTCCCCAGCATCCAGTAGTTCAAGCTCAACTTCAACTTCGTCTTCATCAGCGGACTTCCGATCTGCTAACGACTCGTCTCCTGCGGTCAGGCTACCTAGGCGCTCTTCTCGCAACCGAAGACCGCCTCAATGGTTCCAGGCGTACCGCAGATATTAA